Sequence from the Fibrobacter sp. UWR2 genome:
GTTCCGTTAGAATTTTCGTCGGGATTGATGTTTCCCCAGCCAGAGGAACTCTTCAGGATTTGGCCTGCGATACCATAGCCTCCCACGTTCTTTATCAATTCGTCAATCTCGTCGTTACTCGGTACATGCCACCCCTTAGGGCATAGGGATTCTTCCAACGTTATATCGGGATAAATATCCTTGAAAGGAGGGTAATAGCATGATCCATAAACACCATAGTTGCAAAAGGATGTCAATTCACTGCCGTCATCGTTATAATATTTCATTTCGTACGTCAAGTTTTCTGCCATCCACACCTGTTTACCGATAGTAGTATAGCGGTATTCATGACCATCTCGATCGTCAATGAATGTTCCTCGTGCATTTGTGGGGCATAACGAGGCAAAATCTATTTCTTGCGGGGCGGAGGAGTTGTCACCACATGCACAAAGCAATAAAGAAACTGTTGTCAAACAAAGGAATTTTTTCATGCTTGCGAATATACTTTTTTTTGTAAAAAAAGATGTATAAATTCGATAGATTGCTAGCCAGGGGCGATAATACGACAAAACCTACTTGACGTTTACACATTTGTTCACTATATTTGTGGCATGACCAAGTCCATCGAAATCCGCGACGCGCACGAACATAACCTTAGGCATGTGAACCTTTCTATTCCCCGCGATTCCATCGTGGTGGTGACCGGCGTGTCGGGTTCGGGCAAGTCGAGCCTCGCGTTCGATACGGTGTTCCAGGAAGGGCAGAGGCGGTTCGTGGAGTCGCTCTCGGCGTACGCGCGCCAGTTCATTGGCCGCATGAAACACCCCGAGGTGGAGAGCGTGCGCGGCATTTCGCCGACGATTTCGATTGACCAGAAGACGGTGAACCGCAACCCGCGTTCGACGGTGGGTACGGTGGTCGAGATTTTGGACCATTACCGCTTGCTTTTTGCGCGTCTCGGCGTGCCACATTGCCCCGATTGCGGGCGCGTGATTCAGGCCCAGACGGTGGACCAGATTGTCGATAATTTGTATGTGAGCGATGAGGGCAAGCAGATTACGGTGATGGCGCCGATTGTGCAGGAGCGCAAGGGTGAATACCGCAAGGAACTGGCCGAACTCAAGGAAAACGGATTTGTGCGTGCCCGTGTGGATGGCACGATTTACAGGCTTGAAGATGTCCCGGCGCTGGTGCGTTACGAGAAGCACACGATTGAAGCGGTGATTGACCGCCTGACGCTCGAACGCAAGAACATGAGCCGCCTGCGCGAGGCGCTGGAAGGCGCGCTGAAACTGACTGACGGAAAGTTGGTGAGCTTCTTGCTGGTTACGGGCGAGGCGAAGGAAGAATACCGCCTGCAGGGAACGCTGCTCGCTTGTCCCAAGTGCGGCATCTCCATTCCGGAACTGGAACCGCGGTTCTTCAGCTTTAACGACCCGAAGGGCCGTTGCCCCGCCTGTAAGGGCATGGGCGAAAGCTACAAGTTCGACCTGGACTTGATTATCCCGGACAAGACGAAGTCCATCAAGGAAGGCTGCATCGCGACTATCAAGAAGGATGACGGCACGCTGATTTTTAGCGACTTCGGGCGACGCAACTTGAGAAACATCGCGAACGAAATGCATTTTTCGCTGGATACGCCGTGGAACAAACTCAAGAAGGCGCAACAGGATGCCGTCTTGTACGGCACGCCGAGCGAATCGGAACGCGGAATTATCCCGATTATGCAGGAACTGTGGGATATGTGGCACATCTACCACTTCCGCAAGTACATGCAGATTGGCGTTTGCCCTGAATGCCACGGCACGCGTATCAACCGTACGGCGAACGCGGTCACGTTCCATGGAGTGAATCTGACCGAGATGACGGAATGGTCCGTCGAGAAGTCGGTGGAATTTTTCAACAAGCTCGACTTGTCCGAAAAGGAAAAGCGAATCGGCAAGGAAATTCTGAAAGAGATTCGCGGACGACTTTCTTTCTTGAATGCGGTGGGGCTTGGCTATCTGAATATCAACCGCAAGGCGTCCACATTGAGCGGTGGCGAGGCCCAACGCATACGCTTGGCAAGCGCCGTGGGTGCTGGCTTGCAGGGCGTGCTTTACGTGCTTGACGAGCCGAGCATCGGGCTCCACCCGCGCGATAACGATAAACTGCTCGGGATGCTGGAGCATTTGCGTGCGCAGGGCAACTCCCTGATTATCGTGGAACACGACGAAGACACCATGCGCCATGCGGACTGCGTGATTGACGTGGGGCCGGGTGCCGGCGTGGAAGGCGGTCGCGTGATTGCGGCAGGAACCGTCGAGGAACTCGAGAAGAACAAGGCTTCGCTGACGGGCGCGTACTTGAGTGGCCGCAAGGCAATCGAGATACCCGAAAAGCGCAAGAAGATTGACAAGAATACGCCGAAACTCAAGATTTGCGGTGCGGCGGAAAACAACCTCAAGAACATCGATGTGGAAATTCCGCTCGATGGCGCGTTGACCGTGGTGACGGGCGTTTCGGGCTCCGGCAAGAGTACGCTCATCAACCAGATTCTGCGCCGCGAACTGGCTCGCGTATTCTATAATGCGGAAGAACCGGTCGGAAAGTTCGATCATCTGGAAGGCCTCGAGAATATTGACAAGGTAATTGAAATCGACCAGACACCGATTGGCCGCACGCCGCGAAGCAATCCGGCGACGTACACCAAGATTTGGGACGATGTGCGCGACCTTTTCGCGAGCATGGAAGAAAGCAAAATTCGCGGTTACAGCAAGAGCCGTTTCAGCTTCAACGTGAAGGGCGGCCGTTGCGATGCGTGCGAAGGTGCGGGCGTGAAAATCGTCGACATGCACATTCTGCCGAGCGTACAGGTGACTTGCGAAGTGTGCGGCGGCAAGCGTTTTAACGATGCGACCCGCGAAGTTTATTTCAAGGGCAAGAATGTCTCTGAAATTCTCGACATGAGCATTGCCGATGCGGCGGAATTTTTCAAGGATATCCCGAAGATTGCAGAACCGCTGAACTTGCTCGTGGAAGTGGGTCTTGGTTACCTTACATTGGGCCAGCCTTCGACAACATTGAGCGGGGGAGAGGCGCAGCGCATCAAGATTGCGTCGGAACTTCGCCGCCCGGGTACCGGCAAGACGCTCTATCTGCTTGACGAACCGACGACGGGCTTGCATTTTGAAGATATCCGCAAGCTCATGGATTGCCTGAATCGCCTGCGCGGTCTCGGCAATAGCATTGTGATTATCGAACACAACCTGGACGTAATCAAGTGCGCCGACTGGATTATCGACTTGGGTCCGGATGCGGGTATTCACGGCGGTAAAATAATTGCAACGGGTACGCCCGAACAGATTGCGAAGTGCAAAAAATCCGAGACGGGCCGCTACCTCGCGCCGGTGCTTGCAAAGAAGCATGGCGAGAACCATCATTTTGACCGCACGCTCAAGGGCGGCGAAGACTTGTCGCTCGATATTGAGGTGCATGGCGCTCGTAAGCACAACCTCAAGAACATCGACGTCACGATTCCGCGCCACAAGTTGACTGTGGTGACGGGCGTTTCGGGTTCCGGTAAGTCGAGCCTTGCTTTCCATACGCTCTTTAGCGAAGGCCAGCGCCGCTTTGTAGAGACGTTGAGCACTTACGCTCGTCGTTTCCTCGGGCGCCCCGACCACGGGAGTATCGATTCTATTTCGGGCCTGGCGCCAGCCATCGCCATCGACCAGAAGAGTGCGAGCAAGAGCCCGCGCAGTACGGTGGCGACCCTCACCGAAATTTATGACTACTTCCGCATTTTTTGGGCGAGGGTCGGCACCCCGCATTGCTTGAAATGCGGGAAGCCTGTGGCTTCGTACAGCGCGGGCGACCTGATGCAATACGCCTTCGATCGCGATTTGAACAAGAAAGTCACGGTGCTGGCCCCGTTCGAAATCAAGGACGTGCTGAAACTTTCGAAAATCCTCACTGAGAAGGGTTACCGCAAGGTTTACCTCGGCAATAAGTTGGTGGAACTTCCGCTGCCGAAAATTCCGACCCGTGAAAAACAGTTGTTCGCCATCGTCGATACGGTAGTGG
This genomic interval carries:
- a CDS encoding FISUMP domain-containing protein, giving the protein MKKFLCLTTVSLLLCACGDNSSAPQEIDFASLCPTNARGTFIDDRDGHEYRYTTIGKQVWMAENLTYEMKYYNDDGSELTSFCNYGVYGSCYYPPFKDIYPDITLEESLCPKGWHVPSNDEIDELIKNVGGYGIAGQILKSSSGWGNINPDENSNGTDACGFDMKPGSMFFSSNDESDYKKNYYGSFMSSTHVPNMSAYAEDSTGRYYHDIFYSYIFYSRSDSVQRWEEYYHSSDFIRCVKD
- the uvrA gene encoding excinuclease ABC subunit UvrA — its product is MTKSIEIRDAHEHNLRHVNLSIPRDSIVVVTGVSGSGKSSLAFDTVFQEGQRRFVESLSAYARQFIGRMKHPEVESVRGISPTISIDQKTVNRNPRSTVGTVVEILDHYRLLFARLGVPHCPDCGRVIQAQTVDQIVDNLYVSDEGKQITVMAPIVQERKGEYRKELAELKENGFVRARVDGTIYRLEDVPALVRYEKHTIEAVIDRLTLERKNMSRLREALEGALKLTDGKLVSFLLVTGEAKEEYRLQGTLLACPKCGISIPELEPRFFSFNDPKGRCPACKGMGESYKFDLDLIIPDKTKSIKEGCIATIKKDDGTLIFSDFGRRNLRNIANEMHFSLDTPWNKLKKAQQDAVLYGTPSESERGIIPIMQELWDMWHIYHFRKYMQIGVCPECHGTRINRTANAVTFHGVNLTEMTEWSVEKSVEFFNKLDLSEKEKRIGKEILKEIRGRLSFLNAVGLGYLNINRKASTLSGGEAQRIRLASAVGAGLQGVLYVLDEPSIGLHPRDNDKLLGMLEHLRAQGNSLIIVEHDEDTMRHADCVIDVGPGAGVEGGRVIAAGTVEELEKNKASLTGAYLSGRKAIEIPEKRKKIDKNTPKLKICGAAENNLKNIDVEIPLDGALTVVTGVSGSGKSTLINQILRRELARVFYNAEEPVGKFDHLEGLENIDKVIEIDQTPIGRTPRSNPATYTKIWDDVRDLFASMEESKIRGYSKSRFSFNVKGGRCDACEGAGVKIVDMHILPSVQVTCEVCGGKRFNDATREVYFKGKNVSEILDMSIADAAEFFKDIPKIAEPLNLLVEVGLGYLTLGQPSTTLSGGEAQRIKIASELRRPGTGKTLYLLDEPTTGLHFEDIRKLMDCLNRLRGLGNSIVIIEHNLDVIKCADWIIDLGPDAGIHGGKIIATGTPEQIAKCKKSETGRYLAPVLAKKHGENHHFDRTLKGGEDLSLDIEVHGARKHNLKNIDVTIPRHKLTVVTGVSGSGKSSLAFHTLFSEGQRRFVETLSTYARRFLGRPDHGSIDSISGLAPAIAIDQKSASKSPRSTVATLTEIYDYFRIFWARVGTPHCLKCGKPVASYSAGDLMQYAFDRDLNKKVTVLAPFEIKDVLKLSKILTEKGYRKVYLGNKLVELPLPKIPTREKQLFAIVDTVVVKEENRARLVEAFERGYRDGNGILYVEDEKGGRLACSEKPGCPECGWYMDSALNPKHFSFNTHWGACETCLGLGHDYDGHVCPDCHGERLKPEYLAVRIGGKNIMDVNHMSIAQAYEWFNNENFKRDNFKGDKNADGKMTVAEPLLREIVGRLNFLKGVGLGYIGLDRAGDTLSGGESQRIRLASQIGSGLEGVLYVLDEPTVGLHESDTAMLLDTLYRLRDLGNTLVVVEHDMKMMQAADHIIDMGPAAGEFGGEVVAEGSPAQLSKPYALQQFPRSETVKYLTHTIPMANEIAARPITDSTEFYEFEKLKHNNLKNLSVKFPKGAISVVCGVSGSGKSSMVMDEIFPRLKKKFQARGRKKQSGEVLLVDQSPISGTPRSTPASFTGVFDDIRKLFAKLPQAKLKGFDYGRFSYNLARGRCEACEGRGAISVEMHFLSDVWEVCDVCGGKRYNQETLTVTFKGKNIADVLDMRVAEACEFFKDQPKILPKLECLRDVGLPYVKLGQSVTTLSGGESQRLKLAAELARKPAQEMVYLLDEPTTGLHLKDIQILWNMLRKLSARGDTVIIIEHHPDIIRLSDWKVELGPVGGAEGGYLLKMGKNE